GGCGACCACGGCGGGCAAATGCAGGCGCGCTAGTCGCTCCAGGGCGTGGCGTCGCGATCCAGCACTTTGTCGAGCTTGTACGCGGCGCTGATCAGCGCGAGATGCGGCAGGCCCTGCGGAAAATTCCCGAGCGGGTCGCCGGCGGCGGAGATCTCCTCGGAATACAGACCCAGGTGGTTTGCATACCCAAGCATCTTCTCGAACACCAGCCGGCCCTCGTCGACGCGTCCGGCGCGCACCAGCGCCTCCGCGTACCAGAAGCTGCAGGCCGTGAAACTGCCTTCCTCGCCGTCCAGGCCGTCCTTGCCGTCCGGCGGATAACGGTACACCAGCGGGTCGTCGACCAGATGCCGGCCGATGGCTTCCAGCGTCGACAGCCAGCGCGGGTCTTTCGGCGCGATGAATTTGACCAGCGGCATCATCAGCGCCGCGGCGTCGAGCCGGTCGCTGCCCTTCGATTGCACGAAGGCCTGCAGATCCTCGTTCCAGAAATGATCGAAGATATCCTGGTGGATCTCGCTGCGGACCTGCGTCCAGCGCTCGGTGGGGCAAGGCAGCGAGCGCTTGCCGGCCAGCCGCAGCGCGCGGTCGATGCTGACCCAGCACATCAGGCGCGAGTGCAGCAGTTCGCGCTGCGCGTCCCGGAATTCCCAGATGCCGGCGTCGGGCTCGCGCCAGTGCGCGGCCACGTAGTCGACGATCTTGACGATATGCTGCCAGCCTTTGTACGACGTCGCGGTACCGTATTTGTTGTACAGGTAGACCGCGTCCATCAAGGCGCCGTAGATGTCGAACTGCAACTGTGTGGCGGCGGCGTTGCCGATCAAGGGCGGCTGGCGCGCATGGCCGTCGGCGAGCGAAGGCAGCGCGACCTCGGTCGCGGGGCATTCGCCATCGATCGCGTAGACCAGGTTGATCCGCCCGTCGAAGGCGGGATCTTCGGTGCGCCGTCCGGTCCAGGCGACGAAAGCCGATGCTTCGTCGACATGACCGAGCCGCAGCAGGGCGTAGACCGAAAACGCCGCGTCGCGGATCCAGACATAGCGGTAATCCCAGCGGCGCGCGCCATCGGCGGTTTCCGGCAGGCCGAAGGTGGGCGCGGCGATGATCGCGCCATGCTCGCGTGAACTCAGAAGCTTGAGCAGCAGCGCGGAACGGTTGACCATCTCGCGGTAGCGGCCGCGGTAGGTCGAGCGCGCGCTCCATTCGCGCCAGTGCGCGATGGTTGCGTTCAGGCAGGGGTCCGTATCGAGCGCCGCCTCGGAGGGCGCGCAGAGATCCTCGCCCGCGGCGCCCGGCCCCAGGATGAACGTGGCGCTTTCCTTGTGACCGAGCGTGAAGCGGGCCACCGCATCGCCTGCTTCGAGGGTCAGCGCCACGGAGGCGAAGAGTTGCATCACCGGCTGGACCGCGGGTGCGGCGGCAGCGGTGGGCGCGTCGCGAGCGGCTGCGGCGGCGCGATCGGGTGTGAACGCGACCGACCGTGCGCCGAGCATGCGCGCCTGGTGCGGCGTGCGTGCGTAGTCGAAGCGCGGCGCGCAGCGTACCACCAGGCCGACGGTTCCCCGCACGACCGTGATGAGCCGTATCAGCCGGTTCGGATCGTTTTCCGCCGTGCGCGTGATCGGCATGAAATCGGTGATCTCGACGACGCCTTCGACGGACATGAAGCGCGTGAGCAGCACGTTCGTGTCGGGCACGTAGACCTGCTTGACCCGGGCATCGGTCAGCTCGGGCGTGATCGAGAACGCGCCGCCGCGCTCGGGGTCGAGCTGCGCGGCGAAGATCGTCGGCGAGTCGAAGGCCGGAAAGCACATGAAATCGACCGCCGCCGCCGTGTTGACGAGCGCGACGGTGCGCATATTGCCGATGACGCCGTGCTTGCCGATCGCGCTGGCGTCGGGGTGGCGCTCGGCACGGGTCTGCCCGGGCCGTTCCGTTCTGGCAGTGCCGGCGGCGCCGGGATCGGGCATCGGGTCAGCCATTGTCTTCGAAGCCCGGGTACAGGGTCATGCCGCCGTCGACGAACAACGTCGTGCCCACGACATAGTCGCTGTCGTCCGAGGCCAGCCAGACCGCCGCATTGCCGATGTCTTCCGCTTCGCCGATGCGCTTGTACGGCACCAGCTTCATCAGTTTTTCGAGCGCCTCGGGCGTCGACCAGGCGTCCTTGTTGATCGGCGTGCGGATCGCGCCCGGCGCGATCGCGTTGATCCGGATCTTGTGGGGCGCGACTTCCTGCGCGAGCGAGCGCATCAGCATCGCGATGCCGCCCTTGGTGGCGGCGTAGTTGACGTGACCGGCCCAGGGAATCACTTCGTGCACCGAACTCATGCAGATGATCTTGCCGAGCGCGCGCGAGACCTCCGGACGCGGGCCGCGGCGCAGGAATTCACGGATCGCCGCCTGCGCGGTCAGGAACTGGCCGGTCAGATTGGTCTCCAGGACCGCGCGCCACTGCTCGATCGTCATGTCCACCACCGCGGCGTCGCGCTGGATGCCGGAGTTGGCGATGACGATATCGATATCGCCCAGCGCGTCGCGGGTCTTCTCGAACAGCCGCGCGACGTCTTCCGGCTGGCCGACGTCGGCCTGCAGCGCGACCGCGCGGCCGCCGCCCGCGGTGATCTCGGCGACGACTTCGTCGGCGCTCTGGCTGTTCGAGTGGTAGTTGATCGCCACCGCCGCGCCCGCGCGGGCCAGCGCCAGCGCCACGCCGGTACCGATCCCCGAACTGGCGCCCGTCACCAACGCAGTCTGTCCCGTCAGTTTGTTTTGCATCGCGCTTTTTCCTTGCTGTTTACTGGTATGGATAGCGGAGCGCCACCCTGCAGGGCGGCAAGTCCCTGGCAGGATGCAGCAATCATGCCACCCGCCGTGTCGGTTCGCGGTGACGCGCGAGAAAGGCGGGGTGCCGTCCGGTGCGTCCTACGCAACGTGTAGGAACTACTGTAGCGGATGCGAAGACACGGCGTGTGGCACGCAAATATTAGGATTTGTCCGATGGCGAATGATCGGCAATCCGGGATGATCGGCTTCTCGTCCTCCGGCCCGCCCCATGCACAGAAAGCCGCTCCCGCAGACGCCATCCCGGCCGTCCCGTTACCGCGCCCATGCGACGTCGCCCATGCTGCGTTGCGCCACGACGCTGCCGGCCTGGCGTTCGCGCGTGCTGCTGGTCATCGTGCTGCTGGCGTTCGCGACGCTGCTCGGACGCGCGGCATGGGTCCAGCTGATCAACGGGAAATTCTATGCCGAGCAGGGGCGCAAGCGTTTCGAGCGCATCATCGACATCCCCGCGGCCCGCGGCGAGATCTTCGACCGCAACGGGCGCCTGCTGGCGATCAGCCGGCCGCTGCGCGCGGTCTACGCGATGCCGGCGGCCTTCCCCGGGCCGATCCCGGCCGACAGGGTGGCGGCGCTGGCCGGGCTGCTCGACGTGCCGGTCGCGGACGTGGCGGCGCGCCTGCAGGGGGATCGCGCCTTCGTTTACCTGAAACGGCAGGTGCCGCTCGCCGTGGCGGCCCGCATCGATGCGCTGGGCATCGCCGCGGTGCGGTCCTTCGACGAATGGAAGCGTTTCTATCCCGACGGCGATGCGTCGGCGCAGGTAGTGGGCTTCGCCGGCGTCGACGAACACGGGCAGGAAGGGATCGAAGCCTCGCAGGATGCGCGACTGCGCCCCCGGCCGGGGCGGCGCATGGTGATCCGCAACCGGTTGGGTGATGTCGTCGAGGATGCGTTGATCCAGGCGCCACGCCCGGGCGAACCCGTGCACCTGACGATCGATGCACGTTTGCAGCACATGGCGTTCGCGGCATTGCGCTCGGCCGTCGCGCAGCATGGCGCGCAGGCGGGCGGCGCGGTCGTGGTCGACGCGTTGAATGGCGAGATCCTGGCGCTGGCGAACTGGCCGTCTTTCGATCCGAACGCGCCGCGCGGCAGGCAGCCGGGCGCGGTGCGCAACCGCGTCGTGACCGATACCTTCGAGCCGGGTTCGACGATCAAGCCCCTTCATGTCGCCACCGCGCTGGAGAGCGGACGGATCACGCCGCAGACGGTTTTCGATGTGTCGCCGGGGTGGTTGCAACTCGGCAAGTTCACGGTGCGCGACGTCTCGCCACAACGGGCGCTGTCGGTCGAGGATATCGTGCAGCGTTCGAGCAACGTGGGAATGGTGCGGATGACGCAGCACGGCAGCCGCGAGGAGATGTGGCGCTCCCTGCGGCAGGTGGGATTCGGCGAGGCGCCGGACATCGGTTTTCCGGGGGCGGCGGCCGGGCGGCTGCGGGACGTGCGTGCGTGGAGCGGCATCGATCAGGCGGCGCTCTCCTATGGGTATGGGGCGTCGGTGTCGCTGCTGCAACTGGCGCGGGCCTATACGATGTTCGGCGCCACGGGCCGGCCGCTGCCACTGTCGCTGGTCGGCCCTGCGTCCGGCATGTCCGGTGCGTCCGGTGCGTCCGGTGCGTCCGGTGCGTCCGCCGCCGCCCCGATGGCGCCGGCGCCAGGCACCTTCCCGGGCCAGGGCGTCTCGCCGCGCACCGCGTGGCAGGTGCGGCACATGCTGGAGCGCGTGACGGAACCGGGAGGCACCGCGCGGCAGGGGCGGGTCGCGCATTACCGCGTGGGCGTCAAGACCGGCACCACGCGCAAGATCGACGGCGGTGTGTACGCGCAGCGGCGTTATCTGGCGACGGCGGTCGGCATCGCGCCGGTGGGCGCGCCACGCTTCGTCGTGGCGGTGATGATCGACGATCCCACGGGCGGCACACGCGGTGGCGGCGCGGTGGCCGCGCCGGTGTTCTCGCGGATCATGGGGGAGACCCTGCGGTTGAGCAATGTGGCGCCGGACTATGTACCGCCTGACTCGTCCGCGATGTGAACGCCGGCACCCGATTTCCCCTCGTGACGTCCCGCATGCGCAGGACTTGCCGGGCATTTCCCCCGCGAAACTGGCACACTCGGTAAGATTCGCGCAAGATGCCGATTATCCGATCGGCGCATCCCGCCATCGTAGAAGACAACCCGCAGGCCGGCCGGTCCCGCGCGCCCCACCGGCGAGCGGCCCCGCGCGCCGGATTAGGAGAGGACCATGCCCCGTTTCGCCGCCAACCTGTCAATGATGTACCAGGAGTACGCCTTCCTGGACCGCTTTTTCCCGGCCGTCGACGATGGCTTCAAAGGCGTCGAGTTCCTGTTTCCCTACGAATTTTCGATCGCGGAAGTCGCGTTGAAGAAAAACGACTCGGGCCTTAACGTGGCCCTGTTCAACGCGC
The sequence above is a segment of the Robbsia betulipollinis genome. Coding sequences within it:
- a CDS encoding glucose 1-dehydrogenase, whose product is MQNKLTGQTALVTGASSGIGTGVALALARAGAAVAINYHSNSQSADEVVAEITAGGGRAVALQADVGQPEDVARLFEKTRDALGDIDIVIANSGIQRDAAVVDMTIEQWRAVLETNLTGQFLTAQAAIREFLRRGPRPEVSRALGKIICMSSVHEVIPWAGHVNYAATKGGIAMLMRSLAQEVAPHKIRINAIAPGAIRTPINKDAWSTPEALEKLMKLVPYKRIGEAEDIGNAAVWLASDDSDYVVGTTLFVDGGMTLYPGFEDNG
- a CDS encoding glycoside hydrolase family 15 protein; translated protein: MPDPGAAGTARTERPGQTRAERHPDASAIGKHGVIGNMRTVALVNTAAAVDFMCFPAFDSPTIFAAQLDPERGGAFSITPELTDARVKQVYVPDTNVLLTRFMSVEGVVEITDFMPITRTAENDPNRLIRLITVVRGTVGLVVRCAPRFDYARTPHQARMLGARSVAFTPDRAAAAARDAPTAAAAPAVQPVMQLFASVALTLEAGDAVARFTLGHKESATFILGPGAAGEDLCAPSEAALDTDPCLNATIAHWREWSARSTYRGRYREMVNRSALLLKLLSSREHGAIIAAPTFGLPETADGARRWDYRYVWIRDAAFSVYALLRLGHVDEASAFVAWTGRRTEDPAFDGRINLVYAIDGECPATEVALPSLADGHARQPPLIGNAAATQLQFDIYGALMDAVYLYNKYGTATSYKGWQHIVKIVDYVAAHWREPDAGIWEFRDAQRELLHSRLMCWVSIDRALRLAGKRSLPCPTERWTQVRSEIHQDIFDHFWNEDLQAFVQSKGSDRLDAAALMMPLVKFIAPKDPRWLSTLEAIGRHLVDDPLVYRYPPDGKDGLDGEEGSFTACSFWYAEALVRAGRVDEGRLVFEKMLGYANHLGLYSEEISAAGDPLGNFPQGLPHLALISAAYKLDKVLDRDATPWSD
- a CDS encoding peptidoglycan D,D-transpeptidase FtsI family protein — encoded protein: MHRKPLPQTPSRPSRYRAHATSPMLRCATTLPAWRSRVLLVIVLLAFATLLGRAAWVQLINGKFYAEQGRKRFERIIDIPAARGEIFDRNGRLLAISRPLRAVYAMPAAFPGPIPADRVAALAGLLDVPVADVAARLQGDRAFVYLKRQVPLAVAARIDALGIAAVRSFDEWKRFYPDGDASAQVVGFAGVDEHGQEGIEASQDARLRPRPGRRMVIRNRLGDVVEDALIQAPRPGEPVHLTIDARLQHMAFAALRSAVAQHGAQAGGAVVVDALNGEILALANWPSFDPNAPRGRQPGAVRNRVVTDTFEPGSTIKPLHVATALESGRITPQTVFDVSPGWLQLGKFTVRDVSPQRALSVEDIVQRSSNVGMVRMTQHGSREEMWRSLRQVGFGEAPDIGFPGAAAGRLRDVRAWSGIDQAALSYGYGASVSLLQLARAYTMFGATGRPLPLSLVGPASGMSGASGASGASGASAAAPMAPAPGTFPGQGVSPRTAWQVRHMLERVTEPGGTARQGRVAHYRVGVKTGTTRKIDGGVYAQRRYLATAVGIAPVGAPRFVVAVMIDDPTGGTRGGGAVAAPVFSRIMGETLRLSNVAPDYVPPDSSAM